One genomic segment of Amycolatopsis sp. Hca4 includes these proteins:
- a CDS encoding carbohydrate ABC transporter permease, with protein sequence MTVLDVSSSARAAHTVGKPVLSEGKKAERRLGLWLCAPAFFVMIAVTGYPIVYSIWLSLQRYDLRFPAQQEFVGFDNYGAVLSNSYWWTAFGTTMFLTVVSVAIEFVLGMGLALVMHRTLVGRGLVRTVALIPYGIVTVVAAFSWYYAWTPKTGYLANWLASDGAPLTDQWPSMFIIILAEVWKTTPFMALLLMAGLALVPDDLLKAAAMDGASAWQRFTKVMLPVMKPAILVALLFRTLDAFRIFDNIYVLTGGAQDTGSVSMQTYDNLVKGLNLGIGSTMAVLIFITVAIIAFIFIKVFGTAAPGSDDGGKR encoded by the coding sequence GTGACCGTTCTCGACGTCAGCTCGAGCGCGCGCGCCGCGCACACCGTGGGCAAGCCCGTCCTTTCCGAAGGGAAGAAGGCCGAGCGCCGGCTCGGGCTGTGGCTGTGCGCGCCCGCGTTCTTCGTGATGATCGCGGTCACCGGCTACCCGATCGTCTACTCGATCTGGCTGTCGCTGCAGCGGTACGACCTGAGGTTCCCCGCCCAGCAGGAGTTCGTCGGCTTCGACAACTACGGGGCCGTGCTGAGCAACTCGTACTGGTGGACGGCGTTCGGCACCACGATGTTCCTGACCGTGGTGTCGGTCGCGATCGAGTTCGTCCTCGGGATGGGGCTGGCGCTGGTCATGCACCGGACGCTCGTCGGACGCGGCCTGGTCCGCACGGTCGCCCTGATCCCGTACGGCATCGTCACGGTCGTCGCGGCGTTCTCGTGGTACTACGCCTGGACGCCGAAGACCGGCTACCTCGCGAACTGGCTCGCCTCCGACGGCGCGCCGCTGACCGACCAGTGGCCGTCGATGTTCATCATCATCCTCGCCGAGGTGTGGAAGACCACGCCGTTCATGGCGCTGCTGCTGATGGCCGGCCTCGCGCTGGTACCGGACGACCTGCTCAAGGCCGCGGCGATGGACGGCGCGAGCGCGTGGCAGCGGTTCACGAAGGTGATGCTGCCGGTGATGAAGCCGGCGATCCTGGTGGCGCTGCTGTTCCGCACGCTCGACGCCTTCCGGATCTTCGACAACATCTACGTGCTCACCGGTGGCGCGCAGGACACCGGCTCGGTGTCCATGCAGACCTACGACAACCTGGTCAAGGGGTTGAACCTCGGGATCGGGTCGACGATGGCGGTGCTGATCTTCATCACCGTGGCGATCATCGCCTTCATCTTCATCAAGGTGTTCGGCACGGCCGCACCGGGTTCGGACGACGGGGGTAAGCGCTGA
- a CDS encoding carbohydrate ABC transporter permease gives MVMGTVTTGRKVRWGLVDILVLVFALVPVLWVVSLSFKTKDTLTDGSFIPQSWTWQNYADIFQTSEFLLALVNSIGIAIISTVIAVVLGTMAAYAIARLDFPGKQLLVGLSLLIAMFPQVSLVTPLFNIERNLGLFDTWPGLILPYITFALPLSIYTLSAFFREIPWELEKAAKMDGATPAQAFRRVIAPLAAPGVFTTAILVFIFCWNDFLFAISLTSTTASRTVPAALSFFTGSSQFEDPTGQVCAAAVVITIPIIVFVLFFQRRIVAGLTSGAVKG, from the coding sequence ATGGTGATGGGAACCGTCACGACGGGCCGCAAAGTCAGGTGGGGCCTGGTCGACATCCTCGTGCTGGTGTTCGCGCTGGTCCCGGTGCTCTGGGTCGTTTCGCTGTCGTTCAAGACCAAGGACACGCTGACCGACGGGTCGTTCATCCCGCAGTCGTGGACCTGGCAGAACTACGCGGACATCTTCCAGACGTCGGAGTTCCTGCTGGCGCTGGTGAACTCGATCGGCATCGCGATCATCTCGACGGTGATCGCGGTGGTGCTCGGCACGATGGCCGCGTACGCGATCGCCCGGCTGGACTTCCCCGGCAAGCAGCTGCTGGTCGGGCTCTCGCTGCTGATCGCGATGTTCCCGCAGGTGTCGCTGGTGACGCCGCTGTTCAACATCGAGCGGAACCTCGGGCTGTTCGACACGTGGCCCGGCCTGATCCTGCCCTACATCACGTTCGCGCTGCCGCTGTCGATCTACACGCTGTCGGCGTTCTTCCGCGAGATCCCGTGGGAGCTGGAGAAGGCGGCCAAGATGGACGGCGCGACGCCGGCGCAGGCGTTCCGCCGGGTGATCGCGCCGCTGGCCGCGCCGGGTGTGTTCACCACGGCCATCCTGGTGTTCATCTTCTGCTGGAACGACTTCCTGTTCGCCATCTCGCTGACGTCGACCACGGCGTCGCGCACGGTGCCGGCCGCGCTGTCGTTCTTCACCGGGTCCTCGCAGTTCGAGGACCCGACCGGGCAGGTGTGCGCGGCCGCGGTCGTGATCACCATCCCGATCATTGTGTTCGTGTTGTTCTTCCAGCGTCGCATCGTGGCGGGGCTGACCTCCGGTGCGGTGAAGGGGTAG
- a CDS encoding ABC transporter ATP-binding protein: MAEIVLDKVSKKYPDGALAVSEVDITIADGEFIILVGPSGCGKSTTLNMVAGLEDISSGELRIDGQRVNEKAPKDRDIAMVFQSYALYPHMSVRENMAFPLRLAKVDDKTVRAKVEEAAKILDLTAHLDRKPANLSGGQRQRVAMGRAIVRSPKAFLMDEPLSNLDAKLRGQMRTSVSKIQKQLGTTTLYVTHDQTEAMTLGDRVVVLRGGFVQQIGSPQFLYDNPANLFVAGFIGSPSMNFVPATLENNELHSPLGTTPLTDRVRQLVERAGAPREVLVGIRPEHFEDAALVEAGQKSGGGTFTAHIDVLESMGSEKYAHFTLEGETATSAELAELAADSGSADVPGSESQIVARLSAESSAAENADLEVWYDADKIKLFDPSNGKNLTYED, translated from the coding sequence ATGGCAGAGATCGTGCTCGACAAGGTGTCGAAGAAGTACCCCGACGGTGCCCTCGCCGTGTCCGAAGTGGACATCACCATCGCCGACGGCGAGTTCATCATCCTGGTCGGCCCGTCCGGCTGCGGGAAGTCGACGACGCTGAACATGGTGGCCGGCCTGGAGGACATCTCCTCCGGCGAGCTGCGCATCGACGGCCAGCGCGTCAACGAGAAGGCCCCGAAGGACCGGGACATCGCGATGGTGTTCCAGTCCTACGCGCTCTACCCGCACATGAGCGTCCGGGAGAACATGGCCTTCCCGCTGCGGCTGGCCAAGGTCGACGACAAGACCGTGCGGGCGAAGGTCGAGGAGGCCGCGAAGATCCTCGACCTGACCGCGCACCTGGACCGCAAGCCGGCCAACCTCTCCGGTGGCCAGCGCCAGCGCGTCGCGATGGGCCGGGCGATCGTCCGCAGCCCCAAGGCGTTCCTGATGGACGAGCCGCTGTCCAACCTGGACGCCAAGCTGCGCGGCCAGATGCGCACGTCGGTGTCGAAGATCCAGAAGCAGCTCGGCACGACGACGCTGTACGTCACGCACGACCAGACCGAGGCCATGACACTGGGCGACCGGGTCGTGGTGCTGCGCGGCGGCTTCGTGCAGCAGATCGGCTCGCCGCAGTTCCTCTACGACAACCCGGCCAACCTGTTCGTCGCGGGGTTCATCGGCTCGCCGTCGATGAACTTCGTGCCGGCCACGCTGGAGAACAACGAGCTGCACAGCCCGCTGGGCACCACGCCGCTCACCGACCGGGTCCGGCAGCTCGTGGAGAGGGCGGGCGCGCCCCGCGAGGTGCTGGTCGGCATCCGGCCGGAGCACTTCGAGGACGCGGCGCTGGTCGAGGCCGGGCAGAAGTCGGGCGGCGGCACGTTCACCGCGCACATCGACGTGCTCGAGTCGATGGGTTCGGAGAAGTACGCGCACTTCACGCTGGAAGGCGAGACGGCGACGTCCGCCGAGCTCGCCGAGCTGGCCGCGGACAGCGGTTCGGCCGACGTCCCGGGCTCGGAGTCCCAGATCGTGGCCCGTCTGTCGGCGGAGTCGTCCGCGGCGGAGAACGCGGACCTCGAGGTCTGGTACGACGCGGACAAGATCAAGCTGTTCGACCCGTCCAACGGCAAGAACCTCACCTACGAGGACTAG
- a CDS encoding CdaR family transcriptional regulator, translating to MTAEARALTRRLQAIDPWEPDPDRTRALLRDIGGAWADCSRSVHELLPVLRRFSTRQAAPGTPAPGEDGPPPGESMLAELFHAFHARLAPAGHVSLSCVTLASSPGQATPRVTRPLDDRIVPTGSGRLDELLVVGDPAEASATLRARYGPPATGTWLGLCSTPDTKTVERTRARATNVALIARALNYTGGIYTPDDVLLELLATGDADAAATLVTLCDGIADSEVLLDTVRVLIHSGGNRNEAARRLFVHRSTLEYRLLRIHELTGINPASPRGLMTLSASLAGLATGHPSAARIPPPTRGQEPADPAHHPPIVP from the coding sequence ATGACCGCAGAGGCTCGCGCGCTGACTCGACGGCTGCAGGCGATCGATCCGTGGGAGCCCGACCCGGACCGCACGCGAGCACTGCTCCGGGACATCGGGGGTGCCTGGGCGGACTGCAGCCGGTCCGTCCACGAGTTGCTCCCCGTGCTCCGCCGGTTCTCGACTCGGCAAGCGGCACCGGGGACTCCGGCGCCCGGCGAAGACGGGCCCCCGCCGGGTGAGTCGATGCTGGCGGAGCTGTTTCACGCCTTCCACGCACGCCTCGCCCCGGCCGGCCACGTCTCGCTCTCCTGCGTGACCTTGGCGAGCTCACCCGGTCAGGCCACCCCGCGGGTGACGCGGCCGCTCGACGACCGGATCGTCCCCACCGGGTCTGGGCGCTTGGACGAGCTCCTCGTCGTCGGCGACCCGGCCGAAGCGAGCGCCACGTTGCGAGCCCGGTACGGGCCGCCGGCGACCGGAACCTGGCTGGGGCTGTGCTCCACGCCGGACACGAAGACGGTCGAGCGCACCCGAGCCCGCGCGACCAACGTCGCTCTGATCGCCCGGGCGCTGAACTACACCGGCGGGATCTACACACCGGATGACGTCCTGCTGGAGCTGCTCGCGACCGGCGATGCCGACGCCGCGGCCACATTGGTCACGCTCTGCGACGGGATCGCCGACAGCGAGGTCCTGCTGGACACCGTCCGGGTGCTCATCCATTCCGGTGGAAACCGGAACGAAGCCGCACGCCGCCTGTTCGTCCACCGGAGCACCCTGGAGTACCGGCTGCTCCGGATCCATGAGCTCACCGGGATCAACCCCGCGTCACCGCGCGGTCTGATGACCTTGAGCGCGTCGCTCGCGGGCCTCGCGACCGGTCACCCCTCCGCGGCCCGCATCCCACCGCCGACGAGGGGTCAGGAGCCCGCCGACCCGGCCCACCACCCCCCGATCGTGCCGTGA
- a CDS encoding LacI family DNA-binding transcriptional regulator yields the protein MREPTPYAGPGPGGRQRRANVLGLIVPSVANPFWGVFARELEAEATRAGYQLQLCNGERDPAREQRYLRQLLSEGHRGIVLCSSPLDLASLVPFIRRGAVVVTADRVAVADDPPGTMNVSVDNASGQQLAVAHLAGLGHRRIAFVTASIPAVSLVDRLAGFRAAAGHVGLAPGEITVWPSRGRIPFGDTSLVELGRLAAHELLAGRPEDPTAFVCVNDMCALGVCRGALELGYGIPGDVSVVGFDDILLAGLARPALTTIRQPMRQIAARAFRLLREGLDDAGPPRTRTELLLPELVVRESTAAPRAS from the coding sequence GTGCGCGAACCCACTCCGTACGCCGGGCCGGGTCCCGGCGGCAGGCAGCGGCGAGCGAACGTGCTCGGGTTGATCGTGCCGTCCGTGGCGAATCCCTTCTGGGGGGTGTTCGCTCGTGAACTGGAGGCCGAGGCCACCCGGGCCGGCTACCAGCTGCAGCTGTGCAACGGAGAACGTGACCCGGCGCGGGAACAGCGCTACCTTCGGCAGTTGCTGTCCGAAGGGCACCGGGGGATCGTGCTGTGCTCCTCGCCGCTGGACCTGGCGTCGTTGGTCCCCTTCATTCGTCGCGGTGCGGTGGTCGTCACCGCCGACCGGGTCGCTGTGGCGGATGACCCGCCGGGAACGATGAACGTGTCGGTGGACAACGCGTCGGGTCAGCAGCTGGCCGTGGCGCACCTGGCCGGTCTCGGACACCGCCGCATCGCGTTCGTCACCGCCAGCATTCCAGCGGTCAGCCTCGTCGACCGGCTCGCCGGGTTCCGTGCCGCCGCCGGTCATGTCGGACTCGCGCCGGGGGAGATCACGGTGTGGCCGTCGCGGGGCCGGATTCCGTTCGGTGACACCAGTCTCGTGGAACTGGGTCGGCTTGCTGCCCACGAGCTGCTCGCCGGGCGCCCGGAGGATCCGACCGCTTTCGTGTGCGTGAACGACATGTGCGCTCTCGGTGTCTGCCGCGGTGCGCTGGAACTCGGGTACGGCATCCCCGGTGACGTGTCGGTCGTGGGGTTCGACGACATCCTGCTCGCCGGGCTGGCTCGGCCGGCCTTGACGACGATCCGGCAGCCGATGCGCCAGATCGCGGCGCGAGCGTTCCGGTTGCTGCGGGAGGGGCTGGACGACGCCGGCCCGCCGCGGACCCGCACGGAGCTGCTGCTGCCGGAGCTGGTGGTCCGGGAATCCACGGCGGCACCCCGGGCGTCGTGA
- a CDS encoding LacI family DNA-binding transcriptional regulator codes for MTSKPAGHPDATRPRNIQLLDGGDVVASREEDRARGGPRTRVADEVSLKDVANVAGVSTATVSRALRGLTSVAPETRERVARAARELGYVAAFNASSFASGRTNSVGMVVPFVDRWFFSKIIVSAEQELRRYGLDIVLYSVGRDEAQRTRFFEELPMRRRVDAVVVLCLPLQPAEVAALGQLKVPVAMLGHHVDGFSSVSIDDRTAAATAVRHLVNLGHRDIALISGGTPAELGFTAPDLRRSGYLDALAEAGIHPRPEWEAAGGFTAAGGDRAMSKLLSVRERPTAVFAMSDEMALGALGSLRRHGLAVPGDVSLIGFDDHELAESLELTTVAQPVLDEGKLLAQLVLEQLSGPAPSRGIVAPTHLVVRRSTAAPANQAS; via the coding sequence ATGACCAGCAAGCCCGCCGGCCACCCGGACGCCACCCGGCCGAGGAACATCCAGCTGCTCGACGGCGGCGACGTAGTAGCGTCTCGTGAAGAGGACCGCGCAAGAGGAGGCCCGAGAACCCGAGTGGCGGACGAGGTTTCACTCAAGGACGTAGCGAACGTCGCCGGGGTCTCCACGGCGACGGTGTCGCGCGCCCTGCGAGGCCTCACCTCCGTAGCCCCGGAAACGCGGGAGCGGGTCGCGCGCGCAGCCCGTGAACTCGGGTACGTCGCCGCGTTCAACGCCTCCAGCTTCGCCTCCGGCCGAACGAACTCGGTGGGCATGGTGGTCCCGTTCGTCGACCGGTGGTTCTTCAGCAAGATCATCGTGAGCGCCGAGCAGGAACTTCGCCGGTACGGCTTGGACATCGTGCTCTACAGCGTCGGCCGGGACGAGGCCCAGCGCACCCGGTTCTTCGAAGAACTGCCGATGCGGCGGCGCGTGGACGCGGTCGTCGTGCTGTGCCTGCCCCTGCAACCGGCCGAGGTCGCGGCGCTGGGGCAGCTAAAGGTGCCCGTCGCAATGCTGGGACACCACGTCGACGGTTTCTCCTCGGTCAGCATCGACGACCGGACCGCCGCGGCAACCGCCGTGCGGCACCTGGTCAACCTCGGGCATCGGGACATCGCTCTCATCTCCGGCGGAACGCCGGCCGAGCTGGGATTCACCGCCCCCGATCTGCGTCGCAGCGGCTATCTCGACGCTCTCGCGGAGGCGGGGATCCACCCGCGCCCCGAGTGGGAAGCCGCCGGTGGTTTCACCGCCGCCGGCGGGGACCGCGCGATGTCGAAGCTGCTCAGCGTGCGGGAACGGCCCACCGCGGTGTTCGCCATGTCCGACGAAATGGCTCTCGGCGCGTTGGGCTCCCTGCGTCGGCACGGCTTGGCCGTTCCCGGCGACGTTTCGCTGATCGGCTTCGACGACCACGAGCTCGCCGAGTCCTTGGAGCTGACCACCGTCGCGCAGCCGGTGCTCGACGAGGGCAAGCTGCTCGCGCAGCTCGTTCTGGAACAACTGTCCGGTCCGGCGCCTTCCCGCGGGATCGTGGCCCCCACCCACCTCGTGGTCCGGCGAAGCACGGCCGCGCCGGCGAACCAGGCAAGCTGA
- a CDS encoding sigma factor-like helix-turn-helix DNA-binding protein, producing MLAAEGNKPAFGQLVDQLAGPILAAIGHVVTERETAERLTQQVLVELRYTAHRYHPADGSVHTWALALAHRHAVAHVRAQPAPRAVVPCTAAHGFDESAFNALTSTQREAILLAYCGGQTYREIASLLELAPETVAEALRESLLFLGERHGAQR from the coding sequence ATGCTGGCTGCCGAGGGGAACAAGCCGGCGTTCGGCCAGCTGGTCGATCAGCTGGCCGGACCGATCCTGGCCGCAATCGGCCATGTCGTGACCGAGCGAGAGACCGCCGAGCGGCTGACCCAGCAAGTGCTGGTCGAGCTTCGATACACCGCCCACCGCTACCACCCCGCCGACGGCAGCGTCCACACCTGGGCCCTGGCACTCGCGCACCGGCACGCAGTCGCTCACGTCCGCGCCCAGCCGGCACCTCGCGCGGTCGTGCCCTGCACAGCGGCCCACGGGTTCGATGAGTCCGCCTTCAATGCGCTCACCTCAACGCAACGCGAAGCCATCCTGCTCGCCTACTGCGGCGGTCAGACCTACCGCGAGATCGCATCTCTCCTTGAGCTGGCCCCCGAAACCGTCGCCGAGGCGCTCCGGGAGAGCCTGCTGTTCCTGGGCGAACGGCACGGCGCGCAGCGCTGA
- a CDS encoding MarR family winged helix-turn-helix transcriptional regulator: protein MPQRNDSVELARAVMELIDQGHRRISRHLDLTRIRVLGTVAALGPVRPSTIAAELGLTASATSRHLTALERARQVIVEPDPHDSRTFLVRQSEAGHAEVNAAVAAGAAVFADVIADWPDADVSTALRLITRLNQAWAQRSDTARSTAGRGTGPRWLRGRTAAKPQEKEN from the coding sequence GTGCCGCAACGAAACGATAGTGTCGAGCTGGCCCGCGCGGTCATGGAGCTCATCGACCAGGGACATCGCCGGATTTCCCGGCACCTGGACCTGACCCGGATCCGGGTGCTGGGGACCGTGGCCGCCCTCGGCCCTGTCCGCCCGAGCACGATCGCCGCCGAACTCGGTCTCACCGCCTCGGCGACCAGCCGGCACCTGACCGCGCTGGAACGGGCGAGGCAAGTAATCGTGGAGCCCGATCCCCACGACTCCCGCACCTTCCTCGTGCGCCAGAGCGAAGCAGGCCACGCAGAGGTCAACGCCGCAGTCGCGGCTGGAGCCGCCGTGTTCGCCGATGTGATCGCCGACTGGCCGGACGCCGACGTGTCCACCGCGCTGCGGCTGATCACCCGCCTCAACCAGGCGTGGGCGCAACGAAGCGACACGGCCCGAAGCACGGCCGGACGCGGGACCGGCCCACGCTGGCTCCGCGGGCGAACCGCAGCAAAGCCTCAAGAGAAGGAGAACTAG
- a CDS encoding IS630 family transposase yields the protein MLESWTRSRAIRASDVERARIVLAVADGHGTAGTARLVGVSRPTVIKWRDRFAAHGLAGLDDEPRPGRPKIVDDAGIIAATLEPPPEALAVTHWSSRLLGRHLGVGDATIARAWRKYHVQPWRQETFKFSTDPELEAKVRDVVSLYLNPPEKAVVLCVDEKSQIQALNRTAPMLPLRPGLPEKATHDCKRNGTTTLFAALEMATGKVTDQCYDRHGKAEFLDFLKKVAKAYPRRELHVVLDNYHTHKHADINTWLARNPRITLHFTPTSGSWLNLVEVFFGIITRQAIRRGSFDSVKELVAAIRGFIAGWNQRCHPFTWTKTADEILPHATRQRTSDARH from the coding sequence GTGTTGGAGTCGTGGACACGGTCGCGGGCAATCCGGGCCAGTGATGTCGAGCGGGCCCGGATTGTGCTGGCGGTCGCGGACGGGCATGGAACGGCGGGCACGGCTCGGCTGGTCGGGGTTTCGCGTCCGACGGTGATCAAGTGGCGTGACCGGTTCGCCGCGCATGGCTTGGCGGGATTGGATGACGAGCCTCGGCCCGGGCGACCGAAGATCGTGGACGATGCCGGGATCATCGCGGCCACGCTCGAGCCGCCGCCGGAGGCGTTGGCGGTCACGCACTGGTCGAGCCGGCTTTTGGGCCGGCACCTGGGTGTCGGCGACGCGACCATCGCCAGGGCGTGGCGCAAATATCATGTGCAGCCGTGGCGGCAGGAGACGTTCAAGTTCTCCACCGACCCGGAACTGGAGGCCAAGGTCCGGGACGTGGTCAGCCTTTACCTGAACCCGCCCGAGAAAGCGGTGGTGCTGTGCGTGGACGAGAAGTCCCAGATCCAGGCGCTCAACCGCACCGCGCCGATGCTGCCACTGCGCCCAGGGCTGCCGGAGAAGGCCACCCACGACTGCAAACGCAACGGGACCACGACCTTGTTCGCGGCATTGGAGATGGCGACGGGGAAGGTCACCGATCAGTGCTACGACCGGCACGGCAAGGCCGAGTTCCTCGACTTCCTCAAAAAGGTAGCCAAGGCCTACCCGCGCCGCGAACTACACGTCGTGCTGGACAACTACCACACCCACAAGCACGCCGACATCAACACCTGGCTGGCCAGGAACCCGAGGATCACACTGCACTTCACACCGACCTCGGGTTCCTGGCTCAACCTGGTCGAAGTGTTCTTCGGCATCATCACCCGCCAGGCGATCCGCCGCGGATCCTTCGACAGCGTCAAAGAACTCGTGGCCGCGATCCGCGGCTTCATCGCTGGCTGGAACCAACGCTGCCACCCGTTCACCTGGACCAAGACTGCCGACGAGATCCTGCCCCACGCCACCCGCCAACGAACTTCAGACGCGCGACACTAG